TGTTATATTAGGACATTATCAAACATTAGATAGGAATTTAAAATCTCATCATATCTTTATTCTACCTAATCTTATTCTATCGGGTAAAAATATCTGAACAACCACACACTAGCTAAATACGCCATAATTTTGACTAGGCCCCTACCTGCTTGCCATGACATGGGTTAGCCCACGTGCCATCGCAAGGACTAGCCCATGGGGACAGCACGGGTTGGGGCTGCCCATAGAATAGATTATCCCGGCAGCTTGCTCTTGGGCCTATGCTTCGAACCAACCTGAAGAGTGAGCCCAATAGGGTACGGTTTCAAGGCCCAACCACGAACCGCTGTTCCCAAGTGGATTCTGTTTGCACTCTTCCATCCAGATCATTAGGCATTAATTTACGTCACATTATATGGCACTGATTTTCGAATCAGTTCGATTAATGAACATCCGACCTCTCGCGGCGACGCATGCATTGCACATAACAATGACTCTGATTTTGGTCAATATCGGATCGATAATTGTCATAATTAGTGTCGGCTCTTGTTCAACTATGCTCAAGGAACTCATCGATCAAAATGCATAGCAAGCAATCGATTATCACGTGGTAGGAGCCAAAGAATGTTTAATTTCAAACCGATCCCTTTGAACGGTCTCTTCATCCACATTGGCAGTGGCTCGCacgttgtcttcttcctccacaAGCAAAGCAACGTATCGCAGGCGGCTTCGATGTCAACGATGGAAAAGCCATTAGGACGGCCGATGCTTCGCGGTCAATGCCAAGCTACGACGTTGAGCGATTGATCGAATGCCATTTCAACGGGTACGTAATATATTCACGCACGTATCCCTCAGGCCAAATAGACAAAGAAGGCAAAAATCAAAACGTGGGGGGACACGTCTCATGGAAATCAATCACCAGTTAGTGTCGCTCATGGTTTGCAAGAGGGGATTGGTAGACCCTCCCCAATAATGATGAATGTCCGCATGCTATGGAATCTTCGCTCACACCCGACGTGTTCCTTTGAATTATTGCTGTTGTTATTAGGTCGGACGTCACCACTTTGCACACAACAACATAGACATCCGATGCTACCAGAAATATACATCTGATACATGGTCATCCTTGCCTTCGTCAATGataaattaatcattttctaaTGGAGAAAATGACATGAAATGGTTGTTAAGCTTTGGCCCTCAATGCACGATGTCATCATTAATCTTTTAATTCGTTCAATATAGTTTCTAAAgttttggtacatattcaatttaatccccaaattacatataaatattcaatgttgttcttccattaattcaagtacGGGGACAATATTTTACATATCCATATAGTCTAGGTATTAGattaaatatatatcaaaagctCAAGAGCTtgcattgaacaaatcaaaaattcatgaatgacATTATATATTGTACTACAGTTCAGTGACTgcattaaaattattaaaaattgagagACGATATTGAACTAAAATTTAAGtattatttatgtaattatctCTTTTGAAACATCACGGAACGGAGAAAACAAGCTATGATTGGATTCGATGCATTCATTACGTGAGCATGTGACCATAATTAAGCTAGAGAAATTTGCCTTTTTGCTCAATTATAGGACAAACTTTCCGCGCACGTGGTTGCGGAATTTGGGTAGACCGCCTGCGGAAGTCATATGAGGGCAACTTTACGTTGGGAACAATTAAAGGACAAAATGTGGATTTGCGAGATCATATTCATAGGCAAGAAAAAAGGGGCATGGAATTCTAGGAATGTACTTTGTGTGGAGCTGAAGTACCAAAGTGATGTTGCATCGGTCCTAGAAGGTAGATAAAGCTACTTCGCTGTAAAGCCTTGCCCCACGGTCTCGCTTCGATTGGACCCCGCTCACATTTTCTTCGTTCCATCGGCTATTGACACAAAGAAATTGCGCATAAGCttttatccaaaattttaaatacttatttgacaatttatctTGTGACAAGCAATATTTTCCGAAGAATGATGTTAGGAATACTGAGATTTTGCTGAATTGCCAAAAAATAATGTGGCGATGTACCGGAAGATAAGTATACTTTTTGGTCCTAAGACAAAGCCGATGAACGAATTCCATTGCAACCAACCACCAGGAGAAACTTTGCACGGTCCTTAGTATATGCAATTTAATAAATATCCTGATCGATACATGTGGAAGATCTTTAGGGTTGACCCATTATTTCATTGTGGAGGTGCTGGTGTGCACCTAGTTTCagatttaattaataatatggCACTTCGAATTTTGATTAGGTCTACTATCGATGTAAAAACTAAATTACATATTCACCATCAAATGTTTACACATGAAATAATATGATAACAAAGTCAAGTCCTAACGCATATTTCATTCATCCAATGGTGGACATAAAATGATTCTTTTCAAGCCAGCAATGGTTCAAACTATTATTCAAAAGGAAAGTGAGCAAAATGTCCGGAAGATGAAACGATGCTTGCCAGTAGAACCTCAGGTTGCATTTTCAAGTGTGCTCCGACATCATAGGACATCACACCGGCTTTTGATCAAATGATCGATTAAAATATACTCATTAATCTAAGTTTGTGTATAATGGCGATGGATGAAACATTCTTTGGAAGGTTGACTGACATTTGAGAAACTTCCCGGCTATAGAGAAATGAGTGAAATATTCCTGATAAAACTGTTTAGAAATAGGGTTTAGAATAGTTAAATAACCCTCTTCCATTGCATAAACGGATGGCCTAGGGgcgaaggaaagaagaagaaagatacataaataaataaatagataaagtCATTTCATCAGtagagaatgaaaaaaaatggtcaGCAATTAATCAATAACGAGTCCTTATACTCCCTCGGGTACAGACCGGTGGTCCAACAATTTGGGCCTAAGGTCGAGACATGAAAGAAACTAATTATAAACACGACGGACATTGAGAGACTCAGAGAAATGAGGTCGCAAACACTCGAAAGTCGGAAAAGCATAGGTACAATTAGGTTCCTGATTTCAGCCTTAGGTTCTCCATCATTGTGTTAATGAAGAATACCCGGGGCAGGGCCAACTGCTTCCCTTTAAACAATCCTTCGATGGGGTCGACAGAAAGGGCGTTGACCCACTGCGGATGCTAACTCCTCAGATGAACTTTCGAGTTATATGGTATCGAAAGTGACCCACATATATATTTCCACAATTCGGGAGGAATCTTGGCATTTCTCATCTGCAGAAGAAATCAGAAGACAGCGATTGGGGCATTTTTCtagtattttctttaaatagttGGCGTGCGAAGATTGCCAAACTATACCTTTCAATCCATCTTCCTTTGCATTATTAGACTTGTTCGGGCTTCTTTTTCCTTACTGGCCgtccattatatatataataccaAAGtagtttgttctttctttttccttttctgtttaacCCTTTATCCTCCCTAATAGAAGATGCGATGACGACTATAAACTAATGGTGAAAAATAACTCGATTCCCTTCAAACTAGGGAAAGAAAGGACACTTTTATATGCAATAAGAAAGAAATTAACAGAACCGTTGCATATATTTAGAAGATGGAAAGTTGCATATTTCTATTTACATTTTATGGACGGAAGAACTACTTTTACATTATTTGAGATAGTTGACTCTTATCTAATTAACTTGAAACTAAGAAACAAAGTACTCTCTGAATAGTAGAGATTGTTAATTTTTCGAGGAGACAATTTGCTGGTGATCAAATTTTTTCACCATATATCTATGTTACCAAAAATTACGATAGAGAGGGGAGGACTTGCCCCTCTTGCTCCATGActtgattaaaataattgaaggaTTGGATTAGACAATTTGAAAATGCAGGGAATTTATTAAAGAATGCACGAATGTACGGAGATGATTAAAATCTATCTATCTTGATACTCGATCGTTGAAAATAAGTAGAAACTACTGTAGATGGCTTCATTTGATATATGTGCATATAAGAAGACTAATAAGACAGTGATTCGATGGTGATAtgaataacaaaaatgaaaatttataaacaaataattgcactaaaaaattgtccatgttgaaTTATTTCTAGATTCTActtgataatttatttatctatAAATAGAGAAGAATTaagtttcttggaaatttctctcTTCAACAAAGCATGAAGTAAGATCTAACAATGATATACAGTGCCTTTTTAATATACATGAAAAATTGTGTCTCTATGATAAATAGATcctaaattaaaagaaaaagaaagtaaataaatttgagacCGCCACTTTAAATTTCAATCGACTTTATCTTTTCGGTAAAAAAGCGACGGATCTAGTCATACAAACCATATTAAATCGCCACGTGGCACGCGTAACTATCTCTAAGAAGTCGAAGGATCACTTAACCGACGATAATAAACCCTGTCTTCCCCGAAAATTCCTTTATGGGAGGGGTGGGGTAGAGAGAGAGCAGGAGGAGGGGCGAAATTCGAAAAGTCCGAACTCGAATTTGAGTCGATCGCGTGTCGCCAAAACGCCGACGCCCTCTCCTCCATGACCTCATCGTCATCCCCCGTtgctctcctccttcttcttcttctccaatccACTCCCGACTTCCTTTCCGATCGCCTGTACTTAACGTTTTCAGACCTTCGCATCGCCCGATGATGGAGTGAATCGAGAAGGAcgaagggagaagaaggagacgAAGAATCGTTCTTCGATCCCTAGGTGAAGAAGAGAATCACGGGTTCACGCAAAACCAtgcagcatcatcatcatcatcatcatcaaccctCCTCGAAGCCGACCGCCCACCACCAGCACCACCTCCCCGCTCTCGAGGCCGTCGCCATGCGCGGCAAGGTCCGCaccgcctccctcctcctcctcctcgccctcTTCGCCTTCCTCCACGTCCACCTCCGCCCCTCTCCCCCACTCGACCCCCGGCTTGGCCTCTCCAACCTCTCCAACCTCTCCAACCTCTCCAACCTCTCCCTCGCCTACGCCGTCCGGGAGGCGGGGTCCGCCCCATCCCGCCACGTGTCCTCCGTCCCCGAGGAGTCGACCGACGCCGTCTCGATCCTGTTCCCCGCCTGGGAGGTGCTCGTCATCGCGCCCCCCGCGACGGCGGGCGGCCGCGGCTGGCGCTGCGTCTTCCAGAACAACGCCACCTCGCCGGCGACGCCCGCCGGGGTCCTCCCCTTCACGAAGCGGGCGATGTTCAAGTGCCGGCTCCCGCCCAGCGTCCGCCGCCTCCGGCCGTTCTTCCAGCCGGCGCTGACGCGGTCGTCCtcggaggagaaggaggagggtgAGGGGACGTTCCCGGCGACAGCGGCGGAGGAGCTCTTCCGGTGGAGCTTCCTCGCGTACGAGTCGCTGTCCACGGAGGACGACGTCGTCCTGTTCGTGAAGGGCGTGAACAACCGGCAAGGCATCAACAGGTCCCCGGACGAGCTGAGCTGCGTCTTCGGCGACGATCCGGCCACCGCCGTGAGGACCGCCGTCACGAGCTCCGCCCAGGAGGTCTTCCGTTGCGCGCACCCCAAGCTCCCCGCCGCCGACTCCGGAAcggaaatcaaaattaaaatcacGCTCGAAGTCGCGCGCGAGAATCGGGTGACACTGATCCCTTCGGTGGCGTACTACACCCCCGAGCAGCGCAGGTTAGCGGCGGACGGCCCCCGCTCGCTACTGTGCGCGTGCACGATGGTGCACAACGTGGCGAAGTTCCTAAAGGAGTGGGTGATGTACCACGCCAGCGTCGGCGTCGACCGCTTCTTGCTGTACGACAACGACAGCGACGACGGCCTCCGGTCGGTCGTCGACGACCTCAGCCGCGGCGGCTACGACGTCCAGGTCCTGACGTGGCCGTGGCCGAAGACGCAGGAGGCCGGCTTCTCCCACGGCGCGATATACGCGAACGCTTCGTGCGAATGGATGGCGTACGTGGACGTGGACGAGTTCGTCTTCGCTCCGGCGTGGAACAGCTCGGCGCGCCCCTCCAAGCTCATGCTGACCTCGCTGCTGCCGGCTCGGGACGACCCGGCTCGGAACGGACAGGTGTCGATCAAGTGCTACGAGTTCGGGCCGTCGCACCAGAAGACGCACCCGCCGGAGGGGGTGACGCAGGGGTACACGTGCCGGAGGAGGATAGAGCAGCGGCACAAGTCGGTGCTCCGGCTGGACGCCGCGGACGCCTCGCTGCTCAACGTGATCCACCACTTCAGGCTGAAGGAAGGGTACAGGTCGAGGCAGGTGAGGCTGGAGGACGCGGTGGTGAACCACTACAAATACCAGGCGTGGTCCGAGTTCAGGACCAAGTTCAGGAGGAGGGTCTCTGCCTACGTCGTGGACTGGACGCAGGCGATCAACCCGGCATCCAAGGACCGGGCCCCCGGGCTCGGGTTCGAGCCGGTCGAGCCCAGAGGTTGGGCCCAGCGGTTCTGCGAGGTTTGGGACGATAGGCTGAAGGCATTGACGCGGAGGTGGTTCGGGTCGGAGTCGGGTTCCGAACTCAACATGGCTTGGCAGagatgacgatgatgacgacGGCGATTCGACCATCCGATGATACTCTCATTTTCTCGGCGTGGTTTTGACTCGAGGATATATGGCAGATTTGATGGTAAATACACGGGGGAAATATACTGGAAGACGATTCTTTTTGGTTATCTTGGTCCAAGATTTTGGAGAATAGGGGATTTAGGAATTCGGATTcgttgaattttctttttacctaCCTTAATAATCTCTGGAGATTAAATTAGAGAGGAAGAGacttctgtttctttcttttttgtcttttttgcaGTTCCGCTTGCTCTCTTTGTTCAGGTTTCAGCTGTCTTTCTTGACCATCCTGAGTTTTGCTGTAAATACAATTCAAACAAGTTCAGCGTCCCCGCTTTCCAGGTCGTTGCAATATGTGGTTAATTGTAAATTTTCTTCTGTGATGCTCCATGGAAGTTACTAAAACTAATTGGGCTACTGTAGTAAGCACCCGGCTCATCGGACTCCCATACCAGTGTTCTTCGATGCTACCATTTGACCATCCAAACGTCATTATCGAGATTGTTGAATGTCAACGTTGGCTGGGGCGATGGTATGTTCCGAGTCGGATCAATTGATTCTGTAAGCAAGAATCTATCTTTGTAGCGAACTATGGCCGTTTGAATTTGAGAGATAATCCCTTTGGTCCTCTGTTGTATGTAGAAAAGTTGTTGGTGACAGAATCGCTTTGAAAACGTTGTAATAATTGCCTTCTGTtcgtttctttcattttctcttctcttgtcCAACCGAAAAACCAAGGTTCTACTACTCCAGTCTAGATAACAACAAGTGATTAACCTAACCCATGACGGATTAGTCATATTTAAGTGCTTTGCAGTCAGCCATCTACTTTGTCGCCCAATTCCCCAACTGTTGAAGCTTCAATaaagaatttcttcctcttgaggCAAGCATGATGAGACCATTTTTCTCGAGCTTCTTTCTTCAGTCGGTACCTTTTCGGTCTTCTAAAATCTGCTCATCTGATCCTCGGCGGCTGCTGATCATGTTTCTCTAAGTTCTCAGTGTGATTTATTCATGTTCTCGTGTAAGAACTGCTTTGAAGGAACGCTCGGTGGTGACCAGTAACCGAAATGAATTGTAGTCTTTCGCGCATAAACGAAAATTCCACATTATACATCACTTGTCAGGACACGAAAGCCTGTATTTGTATAGAAACATTCGCATACGTTACCGTTGTCTGGTTTAACTTCAGTGGATGTAaataaggaaggaaaaaagggtGTCGGACATTCTCAAACAATCTGGTCAAGCTCGAGGTCAACCGACCACCGTCTGGATTCAACTGAGACCGTTGGCCTGCAAGCCAGAGCAATACCTTGAGCTTCTCGTCGTGGTTTGGCTTTCACTGTGCACCAGCATCTTTTACACAAAAATTCTCACTGACCCCACAAACAAGGACAACTTCCCCTGTGGCTTTAAATGGTCTCATAAGCCCTGCTTTTCACGACTTCAATGTTGAATCAAAGAGCATAACCCTAGCTCCATACTCTTGAGTCTCCGCTCTCACGACACCTTCTTCACGGTAAAACTACATCaatagagaaaaggaaatatagTTTTCTACTCATTGAATCTGGAGCCTCACGTCACGGAACCAATgatttgtttttcaaatcaGCTCGTATATCATTATAGTTCCTACTTCTGTACAGAATTTCTCCAGAAGGCTAAAGATAAATGATGGCTTGAGGATATTCATGGCGCCAACAAAGACCAAAaagttcatttgaaaaaattaaaatcctccTTTTTATGATGCATTGTCCACGGAGCTAACAAATGTGCCaccattcaagatgaagagtGACCAACTAATCCTTATAGTTGTAACGCTAAGTCCGGTTGCCGGGGAGAACCAAGCTGCAAGTTCGAATTCAGTGAACCTTGCAGCTGGAATCCATTGTTCTGGTAAAGAACAACTGGGACAGCATCCTGTTTACGCTCCATTGGCACTCCTTGCCAGTTCCACCATTGCTCTTCTGATGCTGCACGTGACCTGAAGGGATTGAAGGGCTGCGATGTTCCGGTGCTTCCAGACAACTCAGCAGAAGTTGATTGGAGGACACTCCCAGGTGCTGGATGAGCCGTAGCATAGTTGCTTGAAACCACTCCTTGCCCCTCAACAGTCACTGGAGCCTCATATGAATGAGCAGTGACCACAGGTGGCATTGGTTGTGTTGCCATCCTGATTTCACCAGCAAAAGAGGTCGCAGGAGTGTCATCCAGAGGTTTCAAATCACCTGCGTTGATGAACTTGCTTTGCGAGTTCAGCCTTCTAAGGGTTCCCATTTCTTCTGCAGACTGAGGAGAACGCCCACTTGCATTGCTGAAGCTTTTGACAGCAGCTGTCATAGGCAGATCTTCACAAGGATGCCCAGAAGATACACATGATTTTAGCCTCCCAGGATGCCGATGGTCCATGGTTTCATCTTCTCCTACCCATCCAGGACCAAATTTAACCCCATATGGCAAAacactttcaattttctttgatgCTATCCTCCAGACAGCAGGACCAAGATCTGCAGCAAATCGAGCCAAGCTCCTCGCATAGCCATGATTGAGATATACACCTACCTGATTAATTAGCAAAACTGTTAAGTCCACAACCCAGCAAGAACCCAACCGCATTTTACAAAGATTGTACGACATcaaaattgaggaaaatgtcTGAATGCACACTTCTTTCGCAATTCAATTCCTTTCTGAGTATAATAACCACCCAGGGTAGGAATCCAGCTTTGTTTATCAGCAACGAATAGACACATGCCCCCACCCACTCcccaccaaagaaaaaaagaagcagaatACCCGCACACCTACAGAGTACTCTACTCTCTCATCAACTGTAATTATCTTGAGAAGTCACGAGTAATATCCTACACATACATACCGCTGATAGATGCTTTACTTCTCCATCAAAGCTACCAGATTGTTCAGGTCTAGAAGTGGGCTGCTGTTTATAGGTGTCGCGCTTATTCTCTTCTGCAGGAGATAGTTTCTTCCCATTTTTCAGGACAGATTTCCAAACAGATGCTGCAAAGAAACAGAAAGTCATCAAGGGAGGAAAAATCTGCTAAATCGATATCTAAGGACTTTTTATTCCAGTTTCATACCCGGAAATTCATTCTCCAGATCAGAGAACCAGCTTGGTTGACTCTCAGTATTGGGAGTCCTGTGGGTGGCATTGCCGATTGAATCAGAAGGCCTTGGATTGTGGACTCTCAAATTGTAGGTGTTAGACCAGGAGGAATTATCTACATTAGCCAGAGTTGCATCAGACGAGCCCTCTCTACTGACACCGTTGACAGCAGGCTTATCTGGCAACTTCTTTAGGCCCCTGCCAGGTGGTCTTCCTCTCCGCACAACTTTTGGTTGCTCAGGCTCGCTATCACTCTCTTGCCTCAAATTCTCAAAATccttttttgcaatttcttgCATTGCTCGGGCCTATACACATATTCATGACTTTCAAATGTaaggaaatagaaaatcaatctGGAAATAGTAACATGAATTGGAGACTGGCCTAACCTGTCTGAAGAAAACAGTATCTGGTGCATTATACTGCATTGCGTTAGAGCAAATCAAGAAGATGTCTTTCTGCATGGACCAGAGCAATCAGTTACAAGTGTGCAGTGTCTACCTAATTAGCATCAAGTGCTTTCCAAGGAATCAGAATGCTATGTGAACATTCAGAGCACACATTCACAGATTGAGGTACTAGGAAATTGTCGTGCAAGTGAGCTTTCCCTGTGAAATTCAGCTTGAAGTGCACTAAACAGACAACCCAGATAGATCTACTGAGGAGGTCAACCACTGAAGATCTCAGATACGCTTGTTCTGGAACATTATACTTACAAAGCACAAATAACAAAATGATTACTTTACATGTAAAGATTCAATCAATACACTTTATATCAGCATGTCCATACCCGGTTCAATAATGAAACAACTACTATAAAAGATGGGAAAAGTTTAGTATGAACTACAATTGCAGCCGCCATCATCTCCGCATAAAAGCACGCTGGAGTGAGGATCTATGTGATAGATGAAATCTGTGAGAGCTTAGAGGCCATGAAGTTACCGTCCAACAATTGCGAATGAACAGGTGCCAGATTAATTAAGAAACTGAGCACCGCAAACAACTCCATAAAGTAATCACCATAGTGACTGCGACCAGAGATGTTAAAATATCTGCTTGTTTGCAAATTTGACAGCTTCTCATTATGCAAAGTTCTTTTGTACAGCTGCTAGTAGACTGAAGATGAAAT
The window above is part of the Eucalyptus grandis isolate ANBG69807.140 chromosome 6, ASM1654582v1, whole genome shotgun sequence genome. Proteins encoded here:
- the LOC104450320 gene encoding glycosyltransferase family 92 protein RCOM_0530710, producing MQHHHHHHHQPSSKPTAHHQHHLPALEAVAMRGKVRTASLLLLLALFAFLHVHLRPSPPLDPRLGLSNLSNLSNLSNLSLAYAVREAGSAPSRHVSSVPEESTDAVSILFPAWEVLVIAPPATAGGRGWRCVFQNNATSPATPAGVLPFTKRAMFKCRLPPSVRRLRPFFQPALTRSSSEEKEEGEGTFPATAAEELFRWSFLAYESLSTEDDVVLFVKGVNNRQGINRSPDELSCVFGDDPATAVRTAVTSSAQEVFRCAHPKLPAADSGTEIKIKITLEVARENRVTLIPSVAYYTPEQRRLAADGPRSLLCACTMVHNVAKFLKEWVMYHASVGVDRFLLYDNDSDDGLRSVVDDLSRGGYDVQVLTWPWPKTQEAGFSHGAIYANASCEWMAYVDVDEFVFAPAWNSSARPSKLMLTSLLPARDDPARNGQVSIKCYEFGPSHQKTHPPEGVTQGYTCRRRIEQRHKSVLRLDAADASLLNVIHHFRLKEGYRSRQVRLEDAVVNHYKYQAWSEFRTKFRRRVSAYVVDWTQAINPASKDRAPGLGFEPVEPRGWAQRFCEVWDDRLKALTRRWFGSESGSELNMAWQR
- the LOC104450321 gene encoding uncharacterized protein LOC104450321: MELTPACVEREREAQREKEEREKRKRGRRWGKHRQRRRRRKRGALPCSTFKNASSSSRSCRRPRRPSDTRRDPAPNPSRRSARRNLGRDGPYPPSDWVSGGGGDDDDDERAEKKHRLLLGLDANLSANSSGPCGSDSNASADNHEAALPARRIGFGSDYPSEKVSKVTDARNGPLVESGPTTPLPDKKLLVFILDRLQKKDSYGVFSEAVDPEELPDYHDIIKNPMDFGTVKKKLDEGAYANLEQFEKDIFLICSNAMQYNAPDTVFFRQARAMQEIAKKDFENLRQESDSEPEQPKVVRRGRPPGRGLKKLPDKPAVNGVSREGSSDATLANVDNSSWSNTYNLRVHNPRPSDSIGNATHRTPNTESQPSWFSDLENEFPASVWKSVLKNGKKLSPAEENKRDTYKQQPTSRPEQSGSFDGEVKHLSAVGVYLNHGYARSLARFAADLGPAVWRIASKKIESVLPYGVKFGPGWVGEDETMDHRHPGRLKSCVSSGHPCEDLPMTAAVKSFSNASGRSPQSAEEMGTLRRLNSQSKFINAGDLKPLDDTPATSFAGEIRMATQPMPPVVTAHSYEAPVTVEGQGVVSSNYATAHPAPGSVLQSTSAELSGSTGTSQPFNPFRSRAASEEQWWNWQGVPMERKQDAVPVVLYQNNGFQLQGSLNSNLQLGSPRQPDLALQL